In Streptomyces hawaiiensis, one genomic interval encodes:
- the pyrR gene encoding bifunctional pyr operon transcriptional regulator/uracil phosphoribosyltransferase PyrR has translation MDTHDSQSDARPVLEGPDIARVLTRIAHEIVERAKGADDVVLLGIPTRGVFLARRIADKLEQITERKVPCGSLDITMYRDDLRMHPPRALARTEIPGDGLDGKLVVLVDDVLFSGRTIRAALDALNDLGRPRAVQLAVLVDRGHRELPIRADYVGKNLPTSLRETVKVQLAEEDGRDTVLLGAKPAPQ, from the coding sequence ATGGACACGCACGACTCGCAGTCCGATGCCCGGCCCGTTCTCGAAGGGCCCGACATCGCACGGGTACTGACCCGTATCGCCCACGAGATCGTCGAACGCGCCAAGGGCGCCGACGACGTGGTCCTCCTCGGCATTCCGACCCGGGGCGTCTTCCTCGCCCGCAGGATCGCCGACAAGCTCGAGCAGATCACCGAGCGCAAGGTTCCGTGCGGCTCGCTCGACATCACCATGTACCGCGACGACCTGCGCATGCACCCGCCGCGTGCGCTGGCCCGCACCGAGATCCCCGGTGACGGTCTCGACGGCAAGCTCGTCGTCCTCGTCGACGACGTGCTCTTCTCCGGCCGCACCATCCGCGCCGCCCTCGACGCCCTGAACGACCTCGGGCGCCCGCGCGCGGTGCAGCTCGCCGTCCTCGTCGACCGCGGACACCGCGAACTGCCCATCCGCGCCGACTACGTCGGCAAGAACCTCCCCACGTCGTTGCGGGAGACGGTCAAGGTCCAGCTCGCCGAGGAGGACGGTCGCGACACCGTGCTGCTCGGTGCCAAGCCGGCCCCCCAGTAG
- the aroB gene encoding 3-dehydroquinate synthase, protein MSEAVTRIQVGGSAGTDPYEVLVGRQLLGELGGLIGDKAERIAILHPEALAETGDALRADLAGQGYEAVAIQVPNAEEAKTAEVAAYCWKALGQSGFTRTDVIVGVGGGATTDLAGFVAATWLRGVRWIAIPTTVLAMVDAAVGGKTGINTAEGKNLVGAFHPPAGVLCDLAALESLPVNDYVSGLAEVIKAGFIADPAILDLIESDPEAARTPAGPHTAELIERSIRVKADVVSSDLKESGLREILNYGHTLGHAIEKNERYKWRHGAAVSVGMHFAAELGRLAGRLDDATADRHRTILEAVGLPLHYRYDQWPKLLETMKVDKKSRGNLLRFIVLDGLGKPTVLEGPDPAVLLAAYGEVGQ, encoded by the coding sequence ATGAGCGAGGCAGTGACGCGGATCCAGGTCGGCGGGTCCGCCGGGACCGACCCGTACGAGGTCCTGGTGGGCCGGCAGTTGCTGGGTGAACTCGGCGGGCTGATCGGCGACAAGGCCGAGCGGATCGCGATCCTCCACCCCGAGGCGCTGGCCGAGACCGGCGACGCCCTGCGCGCCGACCTGGCCGGGCAGGGCTACGAGGCGGTCGCCATCCAGGTGCCCAACGCGGAGGAGGCCAAGACCGCCGAGGTCGCCGCCTACTGCTGGAAGGCGCTGGGCCAGTCCGGCTTCACGCGCACGGACGTCATCGTCGGCGTCGGCGGCGGAGCGACCACGGACCTCGCCGGGTTCGTGGCCGCCACCTGGCTGCGCGGGGTGCGCTGGATCGCCATCCCGACCACCGTGCTCGCCATGGTCGACGCGGCCGTCGGCGGCAAGACCGGCATCAACACCGCCGAGGGCAAGAACCTCGTCGGCGCCTTCCACCCGCCCGCCGGTGTCCTCTGCGACCTGGCCGCGCTGGAATCGCTGCCGGTCAACGACTACGTCTCCGGGCTCGCGGAGGTCATCAAGGCCGGCTTCATCGCCGACCCGGCGATCCTGGACCTCATCGAGTCCGACCCCGAGGCCGCCCGCACCCCGGCCGGCCCGCACACCGCCGAACTCATCGAGCGCTCCATCCGGGTCAAGGCCGACGTCGTGTCGTCGGACCTGAAGGAATCGGGCCTGCGCGAGATCCTCAACTACGGCCACACCCTCGGCCACGCCATCGAGAAGAACGAGCGCTACAAGTGGCGCCACGGCGCCGCGGTCTCGGTCGGCATGCACTTCGCCGCCGAACTGGGCCGTCTGGCGGGCCGGCTGGACGACGCGACGGCCGACCGCCACCGCACGATCCTCGAAGCGGTCGGTCTGCCCCTGCACTACCGGTACGACCAGTGGCCCAAGCTGCTGGAGACCATGAAGGTCGACAAGAAGTCCCGCGGCAACCTGCTGCGCTTCATCGTCCTCGACGGTCTGGGCAAGCCCACCGTCCTGGAGGGACCCGACCCGGCCGTGCTGCTCGCCGCGTACGGCGAAGTGGGCCAGTAA
- a CDS encoding Pro-rich N-terminal domain-containing protein, protein MQHAVGSPLPPPHQPGHGPATGWSPAAHHPVPPNAGAHPGSVPPPPPAPGYPAPPPGPAATPPPASAPPAPETTGHVPLPPGGPVAMPMAPPAAAVPDPTATTLAVLLIGPAGAGKTSVAKFWADHRRVPTAHISLDDVREWVRSGFADPQAGWNDNSEAQYRLARRTCGFAARNFLANGISCILDDAVFPDRPVVGLGGWKRHVGPGLLPVVLLPGLDIVLERNAERSGNRRLSDEEVARIHGRMAGWYGSGLPIIDNSQLDVPETARILDDVLARSIASPPQW, encoded by the coding sequence ATGCAGCACGCAGTGGGTTCTCCGCTGCCGCCGCCCCATCAGCCGGGGCACGGACCGGCCACCGGCTGGTCGCCGGCCGCACATCACCCGGTTCCGCCGAACGCGGGCGCGCACCCAGGCTCAGTGCCTCCGCCGCCCCCGGCACCGGGCTATCCGGCGCCCCCGCCCGGACCGGCCGCGACCCCGCCCCCTGCTTCCGCCCCGCCGGCGCCGGAGACCACCGGCCATGTGCCGCTGCCGCCCGGCGGCCCGGTCGCCATGCCGATGGCCCCGCCCGCCGCGGCGGTTCCCGACCCCACCGCCACGACGCTCGCGGTGCTGCTCATCGGCCCCGCGGGTGCGGGCAAGACCAGCGTCGCCAAGTTCTGGGCGGACCACCGCCGAGTCCCCACGGCCCACATCAGCCTCGACGACGTACGCGAGTGGGTCCGCTCCGGCTTCGCCGACCCCCAGGCCGGGTGGAACGACAACTCCGAGGCCCAGTACCGCCTGGCCCGCCGCACCTGCGGCTTCGCCGCACGGAACTTCCTGGCCAACGGCATCTCCTGCATCCTCGACGACGCGGTCTTCCCCGACCGCCCGGTCGTCGGCCTCGGCGGCTGGAAACGCCACGTAGGGCCCGGCCTGCTGCCGGTCGTCCTCCTCCCAGGGCTGGACATCGTCCTCGAACGCAACGCGGAGCGCTCGGGGAACCGGCGGCTGTCGGACGAGGAGGTCGCCCGCATCCACGGCCGTATGGCCGGGTGGTACGGGTCCGGCCTGCCGATCATCGACAACTCGCAGCTGGACGTACCGGAGACGGCGAGAATCCTGGACGACGTACTGGCCAGGTCGATAGCGAGCCCGCCGCAGTGGTAG
- a CDS encoding aminopeptidase P family protein, whose translation MSEVYAARRTRLREYCNAGGSAAALVSRPANVRYLAGGAPPGAVLLLGRTEEQDLLVCAGPTADRPTQERPDEALRVQTLPGVGAGDPAVAAAGIAAGQGADPLAVEEHHLTVARHRALDSVAPRLRLANLGSAVEQLRVVKDEEEISCLRIGAEITDQALGELLESILVGRTERHLALELERRLVDHGADGPAFPTSVATGPNAGRPGHRPTDRRVEEGDLLSVCLGATYRGYRCEIGRTFVIGTAPADWQIELYDLVFAAQRAGRESLVPGAACRDVDRAARQVLDSAGYTEGLTALTGHGVGLEIDEDPQLSPAAMGKLDACVPVTVEPGVHLPGRGGVRIDDTLVVRPEADGGPELLTITTKELLAL comes from the coding sequence ATGTCAGAGGTGTACGCGGCCCGCCGGACGCGTCTGAGGGAATACTGCAACGCGGGCGGCAGCGCGGCGGCGCTGGTCTCCCGCCCCGCCAATGTGCGCTATCTCGCGGGCGGCGCCCCGCCCGGCGCCGTTCTGCTGCTGGGCAGGACCGAGGAGCAGGACCTCCTGGTCTGTGCCGGACCGACGGCCGACCGCCCCACGCAGGAGCGCCCCGACGAGGCCCTGCGCGTACAGACCCTGCCCGGGGTCGGAGCCGGTGACCCTGCCGTCGCGGCCGCCGGTATCGCCGCCGGCCAAGGCGCCGACCCCCTCGCCGTGGAGGAGCACCATCTCACCGTGGCCCGGCACCGAGCCCTCGACTCGGTCGCCCCCCGGCTGCGCCTGGCCAACCTCGGCAGCGCCGTCGAGCAGCTGAGAGTCGTCAAGGACGAGGAGGAGATCTCCTGCCTGCGCATCGGCGCCGAGATCACCGACCAGGCCCTCGGCGAGCTGCTGGAGTCGATCCTCGTCGGCCGCACCGAGCGCCACCTCGCCCTGGAACTCGAAAGACGCCTCGTGGATCACGGAGCGGACGGGCCGGCCTTCCCGACGTCCGTGGCCACCGGGCCGAACGCCGGCCGCCCCGGCCACCGGCCCACCGACCGCCGCGTCGAGGAGGGCGACCTCCTCTCCGTCTGCCTCGGCGCGACGTACCGCGGCTACCGCTGCGAGATCGGCCGCACGTTCGTCATCGGCACCGCTCCCGCGGACTGGCAGATCGAGCTGTACGACCTCGTCTTCGCCGCCCAGCGGGCCGGGCGTGAGAGCCTGGTACCCGGCGCCGCCTGCCGCGACGTCGACCGCGCTGCCCGCCAGGTCTTGGACTCCGCGGGGTACACGGAGGGCCTCACGGCCCTGACCGGACACGGCGTAGGGCTCGAAATCGACGAGGACCCTCAATTGAGTCCCGCGGCCATGGGTAAACTGGACGCTTGCGTGCCGGTCACCGTCGAACCGGGAGTTCACCTCCCGGGCCGGGGCGGTGTCCGGATCGATGACACGCTCGTCGTCCGCCCCGAGGCGGACGGCGGACCCGAGCTACTCACCATCACGACCAAGGAGCTGCTCGCCCTGTAG
- the nusB gene encoding transcription antitermination factor NusB: MAARNTARKRAFQILFEGDQRGAEVLTVLADWVRLSRADTRQPPVSEYTMELVEGYAGHAKRIDELIAQYSVGWTLDRMPVVDRNILRLGAYELIWVDATPDAVVLDEMVQLAKEFSTDESPSFVNGLLGRLKDLKPSLRRDEV, from the coding sequence GTGGCTGCCCGCAACACGGCCCGTAAGCGCGCCTTCCAGATCCTCTTCGAGGGGGACCAGCGTGGCGCCGAAGTGCTGACCGTCCTCGCGGACTGGGTCCGGCTCTCCCGGGCGGACACCCGGCAGCCGCCGGTCAGCGAGTACACGATGGAGCTGGTCGAGGGCTACGCGGGGCACGCGAAGCGCATCGACGAGCTGATCGCGCAGTACTCCGTCGGCTGGACCCTCGACCGGATGCCCGTCGTCGACCGCAACATCCTGCGGCTCGGCGCCTACGAGCTGATCTGGGTCGATGCGACGCCGGACGCCGTCGTCCTCGACGAGATGGTGCAACTGGCGAAGGAGTTCTCCACGGACGAGTCGCCCTCGTTCGTGAACGGCCTGCTCGGCCGGCTGAAGGACCTCAAGCCCTCGCTCCGCCGCGACGAGGTCTGA
- the mltG gene encoding endolytic transglycosylase MltG, producing MTEYGRGQGSEPWHPEDPLYGDGGWEGQQAHPGQQSPYGGQPQHYPEQPQQPQQYGDWGTGDQSGYGQAQQQYPYDQQYAAQAQGHQQYPGQQDPGHQQAQGYHQQQAQGYHPQQDPGHQQAQGYHPQQYDNSGWVNDPHQQVSYPGDPQDPYGQQAGTYGGGQQDYYGTPDAYPPPEPPGRRGVEPGQPAPEPETDWDPGPDQGEHAFFAGGDDDDDGDEPGERRGREDKRGRGGGKPKKRRNGMACLLVVVILGGGLAGVSYFGYQFYQDRFGDAPDFAGGGNGQQVSVEIPEGALGYKIGQVLKDAGVVKSVDAFVAAQQGNPEGKSIQDGVYTLQKQMSAESAVELMLSPKSRDNLIIAEGKRNADVYRLIDKRLGVKQGTTAKVAEKDYKKLGLPAWALNHPDVKDPLEGFLYPSSYGVSKGQKPEAVLKQMVARATQTYEKLGVKKKAESLGLENPWQLITVASLVQAEGKTHDDFRKMAEVVYNRLKPTNTETNQLLQFDSTFNYLKNESNIHISESEINSNKDPYNTYTNKGLPPGPIGNPGDVALQAALKPTKEGWIYFVATDGHTKTEFAKTYTQFEKLKEKFDATTGN from the coding sequence ATGACTGAGTATGGCCGGGGCCAAGGCTCCGAACCGTGGCATCCGGAGGACCCGTTGTACGGGGACGGCGGATGGGAGGGACAGCAGGCCCACCCCGGCCAGCAGTCCCCCTACGGCGGCCAGCCGCAGCACTATCCAGAGCAGCCGCAGCAGCCGCAGCAGTACGGCGACTGGGGCACCGGCGACCAGTCCGGATACGGTCAGGCGCAGCAGCAGTATCCGTACGACCAGCAGTACGCGGCACAGGCCCAGGGGCACCAGCAGTACCCCGGGCAGCAGGACCCAGGACACCAGCAGGCTCAGGGCTATCACCAGCAGCAGGCCCAGGGCTACCACCCGCAGCAGGACCCCGGACATCAGCAGGCCCAGGGCTACCACCCGCAGCAGTACGACAACAGTGGCTGGGTCAACGACCCCCACCAGCAGGTCTCGTACCCCGGCGACCCCCAGGACCCGTACGGACAGCAGGCCGGCACCTACGGCGGGGGGCAGCAGGACTACTACGGCACCCCCGACGCGTATCCGCCCCCGGAGCCGCCGGGCCGGCGAGGGGTCGAGCCCGGGCAGCCCGCGCCGGAACCGGAGACCGACTGGGACCCCGGCCCCGACCAGGGCGAACACGCCTTCTTCGCGGGCGGCGACGACGATGACGACGGCGACGAGCCGGGGGAGCGCCGGGGGCGCGAGGACAAGCGCGGGCGCGGCGGCGGCAAACCGAAGAAGCGCCGCAACGGCATGGCCTGCCTGCTGGTCGTCGTGATCCTCGGCGGCGGTCTGGCAGGCGTCAGCTACTTCGGCTACCAGTTCTACCAGGACCGTTTCGGCGACGCCCCGGACTTCGCGGGTGGGGGCAACGGGCAGCAGGTGTCCGTCGAGATCCCCGAGGGAGCACTCGGGTACAAGATCGGTCAGGTGCTGAAGGACGCGGGGGTCGTCAAGAGCGTCGACGCGTTCGTCGCGGCCCAGCAGGGCAACCCCGAGGGCAAGAGCATCCAGGACGGCGTATACACGCTGCAGAAGCAAATGTCGGCCGAAAGTGCGGTCGAACTGATGCTCAGTCCGAAGAGTCGCGACAACCTGATCATTGCCGAGGGCAAGCGCAACGCCGACGTCTACCGCCTCATCGACAAGCGGCTGGGCGTCAAGCAGGGCACCACCGCCAAGGTCGCCGAGAAGGACTACAAGAAACTGGGCCTGCCCGCCTGGGCGCTGAACCACCCGGACGTCAAGGATCCGCTTGAAGGATTCCTCTATCCCTCCAGCTATGGCGTCAGCAAGGGGCAGAAGCCCGAAGCCGTGCTGAAGCAAATGGTGGCGCGGGCCACCCAGACGTACGAGAAGCTCGGCGTCAAAAAGAAGGCCGAGAGCCTCGGGCTCGAGAACCCGTGGCAGCTGATCACCGTCGCGAGTCTCGTCCAGGCCGAGGGCAAGACCCACGACGACTTCCGGAAGATGGCCGAGGTGGTCTACAACCGCCTCAAGCCGACCAACACCGAGACCAACCAGCTGCTCCAGTTCGACTCGACCTTCAACTATCTGAAGAACGAGAGCAACATCCACATCAGCGAGTCCGAGATCAACAGCAACAAGGACCCGTACAACACGTACACGAACAAGGGCCTGCCGCCCGGCCCCATCGGCAACCCGGGGGATGTCGCGTTGCAGGCGGCTCTCAAGCCGACGAAGGAGGGCTGGATCTACTTCGTGGCGACCGACGGCCACACCAAGACCGAGTTCGCCAAGACGTACACCCAGTTCGAGAAGCTCAAGGAAAAGTTCGATGCCACCACCGGCAACTGA
- the aroC gene encoding chorismate synthase, translated as MSRLRWLTAGESHGPALVATLEGLPAGVPITTDMVADHLARRRLGYGRGARMKFERDEVTFLGGVRHGLTLGSPVAIMVGNTEWPKWEQVMAADPVDPEILAGLARNAPLTRPRPGHADLAGMQKYGFDEARPILERASARETAARVALGAVARSYLKETTGVEIVSHVVELAAAKAPKGVYPTPADVEKLDADPVRCLDADASKAMVAEIDQAHKDGDTLGGVVEILAYGVPVGLGSHVHWDRKLDARLAGALMGIQAIKGVEIGDGFELARVPGSKAHDEIVKTDDGIRRTTGRSGGTEGGLSTGELLRVRAAMKPIATVPRALQTVDVTTGEATQAHHQRSDVSAVPAAGIVAEAMVALVLADAVAEKFGGDSVTETRRNVTSYLDNLTIR; from the coding sequence TTGAGCAGGTTGCGCTGGCTGACCGCGGGGGAGTCCCACGGTCCCGCACTCGTCGCGACGTTGGAGGGTCTTCCCGCCGGCGTGCCGATCACCACGGACATGGTGGCGGACCATCTCGCGAGGCGGCGCCTGGGCTATGGGCGCGGTGCCCGGATGAAGTTCGAGCGGGACGAGGTCACCTTCCTCGGCGGCGTCCGGCACGGCCTCACCCTCGGCTCCCCGGTCGCGATCATGGTGGGCAACACCGAGTGGCCGAAGTGGGAGCAGGTCATGGCGGCCGACCCCGTCGACCCGGAGATCCTGGCCGGTCTGGCCCGCAACGCCCCGCTGACCCGCCCGCGCCCCGGCCACGCCGACCTCGCCGGCATGCAGAAGTACGGCTTCGACGAGGCCCGACCGATCCTGGAGCGCGCCTCCGCGCGTGAGACGGCCGCTCGCGTCGCGCTGGGAGCGGTGGCTCGGTCGTACCTCAAGGAGACGACCGGCGTCGAGATCGTCAGCCACGTCGTGGAGCTGGCCGCGGCGAAGGCGCCCAAGGGCGTGTACCCGACCCCGGCCGACGTCGAGAAGCTCGACGCGGACCCCGTGCGCTGCCTGGACGCCGACGCGTCGAAGGCGATGGTCGCCGAGATCGACCAGGCCCACAAGGACGGCGACACCCTCGGCGGCGTGGTCGAGATCCTGGCCTACGGCGTGCCCGTCGGTCTGGGTTCGCACGTGCACTGGGACCGCAAGCTGGACGCCCGGCTCGCCGGCGCGCTCATGGGCATCCAGGCGATCAAGGGCGTCGAGATCGGTGACGGCTTCGAGCTGGCGCGGGTGCCCGGCTCCAAGGCACACGACGAGATCGTGAAGACCGACGACGGCATCCGGCGCACCACCGGCCGTTCCGGCGGCACCGAGGGCGGCCTGAGCACCGGTGAGCTGCTGCGGGTCCGCGCCGCGATGAAGCCGATCGCGACCGTGCCGCGCGCCCTGCAGACCGTGGATGTCACCACCGGCGAGGCGACGCAGGCCCACCACCAGCGCTCCGACGTGTCCGCGGTCCCGGCGGCCGGCATCGTCGCCGAGGCCATGGTGGCGCTGGTGCTCGCGGACGCGGTGGCGGAGAAGTTCGGCGGCGACTCGGTGACCGAGACCCGCCGCAACGTGACCTCGTACCTCGACAACCTCACCATCCGATGA
- the efp gene encoding elongation factor P, producing the protein MASTNDLKNGMVLKLEGGQLWSVVEFQHVKPGKGPAFVRTKLKNVLSGKVVDKTFNAGVKVETATVDKRDMQFSYMDGEYFVFMDMETYDQLHVDRKAVGDAANFLIEGFTATVAQHEGEVLFVELPAAVELVIQETEPGVQGDRSTGGTKPAILETGHQINVPLFITTGEKIKVDTRTSDYLGRVNS; encoded by the coding sequence GTGGCTTCCACGAACGACCTCAAGAACGGCATGGTGCTCAAGCTCGAAGGCGGCCAGCTCTGGTCCGTCGTCGAGTTCCAGCACGTCAAGCCCGGCAAGGGCCCGGCCTTCGTGCGCACCAAGCTCAAGAACGTGCTCTCCGGCAAGGTCGTCGACAAGACCTTCAACGCCGGCGTCAAGGTCGAAACGGCCACCGTCGACAAGCGCGACATGCAGTTCTCCTACATGGACGGCGAGTACTTCGTCTTCATGGACATGGAGACCTATGACCAGCTGCACGTCGACCGCAAGGCCGTCGGCGACGCCGCGAACTTCCTGATCGAGGGCTTCACCGCCACCGTCGCGCAGCACGAGGGCGAGGTGCTCTTCGTCGAGCTGCCCGCCGCCGTCGAGCTCGTCATCCAGGAGACCGAGCCGGGCGTCCAGGGCGACCGCTCCACCGGCGGCACCAAGCCCGCCATCCTGGAGACCGGTCACCAGATCAACGTGCCCCTCTTCATCACCACCGGTGAGAAGATCAAGGTCGACACCCGCACCAGCGACTACCTCGGCCGGGTGAACAGCTAA
- the bldD gene encoding transcriptional regulator BldD, translating into MSSEYAKQLGAKLRAIRTQQGLSLHGVEEKSQGRWKAVVVGSYERGDRAVTVQRLAELADFYGVPVQELLPGTTPGGAAEPPPKLVLDLERLATVPAEKAGPLQRYAATIQSQRGDYNGKVLSIRQDDLRTLAVIYDQSPSVLTEQLISWGVLDADARRAVASHEEA; encoded by the coding sequence ATGTCCAGCGAATACGCCAAACAGCTCGGGGCCAAGCTCCGGGCGATCCGCACCCAGCAGGGCCTTTCCCTCCACGGTGTCGAGGAGAAGTCCCAGGGACGCTGGAAGGCGGTCGTGGTCGGTTCGTACGAGCGCGGCGACCGTGCCGTGACCGTACAGCGCCTTGCCGAGCTGGCGGATTTCTACGGCGTTCCGGTGCAGGAGCTGCTTCCGGGCACGACCCCGGGCGGCGCCGCCGAGCCGCCGCCGAAGCTGGTCCTGGACCTGGAGCGGCTGGCCACGGTGCCGGCCGAGAAGGCGGGCCCTCTTCAGCGCTACGCGGCCACGATCCAGTCGCAGCGCGGTGACTACAACGGCAAGGTGCTCTCGATCCGCCAGGACGACCTGCGCACACTCGCCGTCATCTACGACCAGTCGCCGTCCGTCCTCACGGAGCAGCTGATCAGCTGGGGTGTCCTGGACGCGGACGCGCGTCGCGCGGTGGCGTCCCACGAGGAGGCCTGA
- a CDS encoding shikimate kinase — MSGPLVVLVGPMGVGKSTVGQLMAERLGASFRDTDDDIVAEQGRTIAEIFVDEGEPAFRAIEKAAVRRALAEHDGILALGGGAILDADTRALLAGQRVAYLSMDVEEAVKRTGLNAARPLLAVNPRKQWRELMEARRHLYEETATAVVATDGRTPEEVAEAALDALELKEA, encoded by the coding sequence ATGAGCGGCCCACTGGTGGTCCTGGTCGGCCCGATGGGCGTGGGCAAGTCCACCGTCGGGCAGCTCATGGCCGAGCGGCTCGGGGCCTCCTTCCGGGACACCGACGACGACATCGTCGCCGAGCAGGGCAGGACCATCGCCGAGATCTTCGTCGACGAGGGCGAGCCCGCCTTCCGAGCGATCGAGAAGGCGGCCGTGCGCCGGGCGCTCGCCGAGCACGACGGCATCCTGGCCCTGGGCGGCGGCGCGATCCTCGACGCCGACACCCGCGCGTTGCTCGCCGGGCAGCGGGTGGCGTACCTGTCGATGGACGTCGAGGAGGCGGTCAAGCGCACCGGCCTCAACGCGGCCCGGCCCCTGCTCGCGGTCAACCCGCGCAAGCAGTGGCGCGAGCTGATGGAGGCCCGCCGCCATCTGTACGAGGAGACCGCCACGGCCGTGGTCGCCACCGACGGCCGTACTCCCGAAGAGGTCGCCGAAGCCGCCCTGGACGCACTGGAGTTGAAGGAAGCATGA
- a CDS encoding shikimate dehydrogenase, translating to MPPPATEAPRAAVLGSPIAHSLSPVLHRAAYAELGLTGWSYDRFEVGEATLQGFVEKLGPEWAGLSLTMPLKRAVIPLLDEVSETAASVEAVNTVVFTEDGRRVGDNTDIPGIVAALRERGIEQIDSAAILGAGATASSALAALSRICPGEIAVYVRSEVRAAEMRQWAERLDVAVRIADWADAEQGLRAPLVISTTPAGVTDALARSVPERPAALFDVLYDPWPTELAARWSAYGGAVVSGLDLLVHQAVLQVELMTGLAPAPLDAMRKAGERALAAR from the coding sequence ATGCCACCACCGGCAACTGAAGCCCCTCGGGCCGCGGTGCTCGGCAGCCCCATCGCCCACTCGCTCTCCCCGGTCCTGCACCGTGCGGCCTACGCGGAACTCGGGCTGACCGGCTGGTCGTACGACCGCTTCGAAGTCGGCGAAGCGACGCTGCAGGGCTTCGTCGAGAAGCTCGGACCCGAGTGGGCCGGGCTGTCGCTGACCATGCCGCTGAAGCGGGCGGTCATCCCCCTGTTGGACGAGGTCAGCGAGACCGCCGCCTCCGTGGAGGCGGTCAACACCGTCGTGTTCACCGAGGACGGGCGACGCGTCGGCGACAACACCGACATCCCCGGCATCGTCGCCGCCCTGCGCGAACGTGGCATCGAGCAGATCGACTCCGCCGCGATTCTCGGAGCCGGCGCCACCGCCTCCTCCGCGCTGGCCGCGCTGTCCCGGATCTGCCCGGGCGAGATCGCCGTGTACGTGCGCAGCGAGGTCCGGGCCGCCGAGATGCGGCAGTGGGCGGAGCGGCTCGACGTCGCCGTGCGCATCGCCGACTGGGCGGACGCAGAGCAGGGCCTGCGCGCCCCTCTGGTGATCAGCACCACGCCGGCCGGTGTCACCGACGCCCTCGCCCGGTCCGTGCCGGAGCGTCCGGCGGCCCTCTTCGATGTCCTCTACGACCCCTGGCCGACCGAACTCGCCGCCCGCTGGTCGGCGTACGGCGGTGCCGTCGTCAGCGGCCTCGACCTGCTGGTGCACCAGGCCGTACTCCAGGTCGAGCTGATGACGGGGTTGGCCCCGGCCCCCCTGGACGCCATGCGAAAAGCGGGCGAGCGGGCTCTCGCAGCCCGATAA
- the ruvX gene encoding Holliday junction resolvase RuvX, giving the protein MRRGRRLAIDVGDARIGVASCDPDGILATPVETVPGRDIPAAHRRLKQLVEEYEPIEVVVGLPRSLKGGEGPAAVKVRGFVQELARMISPVPVRLVDERMTTVTASQGLRASGVKSKKGRAVIDQAAAVIILQQALESERVSGKAPGEGVEVVI; this is encoded by the coding sequence ATGCGCAGAGGACGTCGACTCGCGATCGACGTCGGGGACGCCCGCATCGGGGTCGCCTCGTGCGACCCCGACGGGATCCTCGCCACCCCGGTGGAGACGGTCCCGGGGCGTGACATCCCCGCAGCTCACCGACGGTTGAAGCAACTCGTCGAGGAGTACGAGCCCATCGAGGTGGTGGTCGGTCTGCCGCGCTCCCTCAAGGGCGGCGAGGGCCCGGCAGCGGTGAAGGTCCGGGGCTTCGTCCAGGAACTGGCCCGCATGATCTCCCCGGTTCCGGTGAGACTCGTGGACGAACGGATGACGACCGTGACGGCCAGTCAGGGACTGCGCGCCTCGGGCGTGAAATCCAAGAAGGGCCGGGCTGTCATCGACCAGGCGGCAGCCGTGATCATCCTGCAACAGGCCCTCGAATCCGAACGGGTGTCAGGTAAAGCACCCGGCGAAGGCGTCGAAGTGGTCATCTGA